Proteins encoded within one genomic window of Methanotorris formicicus Mc-S-70:
- a CDS encoding ATP-dependent helicase, with protein sequence MAIRRLKKEYSDEEIYAILEKPVKEWFKRKYKTFTPPQRYAVMEIHKKQNVLISSPTGSGKTLSAFLAAINELISLSINKKLEDKIYALYISPLRALNNDIEKNLKEPLKEIYEVAKELGVDLDEIRVGVRTSDTTSYQKSKMVKKPPHILITTPESLSIALNSPKFSEHLKSIKYVIVDEIHALTNKRGVHLSLSLERLNRIADFVRIGLSATVHPLEEVAKFLVGNERDCLIVDVNYLKDTEIKAISPVDDLIYTPSDEISKKLYQTLKELIEKHRTTLIFTNTRSATERVVYNLRNLGIKNIEAHHSSLSREHRLEVEEKLKKGELNAVISSTSLELGIDIGSIDLVVLLGSPKSVSRALQRIGRSGHRLHEKSRGIIVAFDRDDLVECTVLAHNARNRKIDKVHIPKNCLDVLCQHIVGMSLEKVWEIDEAYNLVRKAYPYKYLSKGDFLDVLNYLAKGMEEKSVYGKIWLKEGKFGKRGKSTRAIYYMNVGTIPDETSVAVYCNSKYIGEVEEEFAEKLMKGDIFVLGGKTYKYIGGRGNKINVKEAFGEKPTIPAWFSEQLPLSYDLALDIQKFRGEILWLSVEDIMGKYQVDEKTAKAIKNYIIEQDKYAVIPNNKQILIEHFVDEKRKYYVFHFLIGRRANDAISRAFAYHVSNLKKCNVRVSISDYGFALILPKNRKLTKNNMVELFNIDLEETLKKSLERAEILKRRFRHVATRGFMILRKYMGRKMSVNRQQFNAEMLIKYCRETNHPLYRETLREILEDVMDIENAKDFMKKVKNMRIYYRELPYPSPFAFNLIAMASSDVIVMEDKKKLIMEMHKKVMEFLKNKAGKNI encoded by the coding sequence ATGGCAATAAGGAGGTTAAAAAAAGAATATTCCGATGAGGAAATCTATGCTATTTTAGAAAAGCCCGTCAAAGAGTGGTTTAAAAGGAAGTATAAAACCTTTACACCACCCCAAAGATATGCAGTAATGGAAATTCATAAAAAACAAAATGTTCTAATATCCTCTCCAACAGGGAGTGGAAAGACACTATCGGCTTTTTTAGCAGCAATTAATGAATTAATCTCCCTTTCCATAAACAAAAAGTTGGAGGATAAAATTTATGCCCTATATATTTCCCCACTGAGGGCATTGAATAACGATATTGAAAAAAACCTAAAAGAACCTTTAAAAGAGATATATGAGGTTGCAAAGGAGTTAGGTGTTGATTTAGATGAAATTAGAGTTGGGGTTAGAACAAGTGATACAACAAGTTATCAAAAGTCAAAAATGGTTAAAAAACCCCCACACATTCTAATAACAACCCCAGAAAGTTTATCCATTGCTTTAAACTCCCCAAAATTCTCTGAGCATTTAAAATCCATAAAGTATGTTATTGTCGATGAAATTCATGCATTAACAAATAAAAGAGGGGTGCATTTATCTTTATCATTAGAGAGGTTGAATAGAATAGCGGATTTTGTAAGGATTGGATTGAGTGCAACAGTCCATCCATTAGAAGAGGTGGCAAAGTTTTTAGTTGGAAATGAAAGGGATTGCTTAATAGTTGATGTGAATTATTTAAAAGATACTGAAATAAAGGCCATTTCCCCAGTAGATGATTTAATTTACACTCCAAGTGATGAAATATCAAAAAAGCTCTATCAAACATTAAAGGAACTTATAGAAAAACATAGAACAACACTGATATTTACAAATACAAGGAGTGCAACAGAAAGGGTTGTTTATAATTTGAGGAATTTGGGCATTAAAAATATAGAGGCTCATCATTCATCATTAAGTAGGGAACATAGGTTAGAAGTTGAGGAAAAATTAAAAAAAGGGGAACTTAACGCCGTTATTAGTTCAACATCATTGGAGTTGGGGATTGATATTGGAAGTATTGATTTGGTTGTTCTCCTCGGCTCACCAAAGAGTGTTTCAAGGGCATTGCAGAGGATTGGGAGGAGTGGGCATAGGTTGCATGAAAAAAGTAGGGGGATTATTGTTGCATTTGATAGGGATGATTTGGTTGAATGTACTGTTTTAGCTCACAATGCAAGGAATAGGAAAATAGACAAAGTCCATATCCCAAAAAACTGCTTAGATGTCCTCTGCCAGCATATTGTTGGGATGAGTTTGGAGAAGGTTTGGGAGATTGATGAGGCATATAACTTAGTGAGGAAGGCATATCCATACAAATATTTGAGCAAGGGAGATTTTTTGGATGTCCTCAACTATTTGGCTAAGGGGATGGAAGAAAAATCCGTATATGGAAAAATTTGGTTGAAAGAAGGGAAATTTGGAAAGAGAGGTAAATCAACAAGAGCTATATATTACATGAATGTAGGAACTATTCCAGATGAGACATCTGTGGCAGTTTATTGCAATTCAAAATACATTGGAGAGGTTGAGGAAGAATTTGCGGAGAAGTTGATGAAAGGAGATATATTTGTTTTGGGAGGAAAGACATACAAATACATTGGAGGGAGAGGAAATAAAATAAATGTAAAGGAAGCATTTGGCGAAAAACCAACAATTCCTGCATGGTTTTCTGAGCAATTACCTTTATCTTATGATTTGGCATTGGATATTCAGAAGTTTAGGGGAGAAATTTTGTGGTTGAGTGTTGAGGATATAATGGGAAAATATCAGGTGGATGAGAAAACTGCAAAGGCAATAAAAAACTACATAATTGAGCAGGATAAATATGCAGTAATCCCGAACAACAAGCAAATCTTAATTGAGCATTTTGTGGATGAAAAGAGGAAGTATTATGTATTCCACTTCTTAATTGGTAGGAGGGCGAATGATGCCATATCAAGGGCATTTGCTTATCATGTGTCAAATCTAAAAAAATGTAATGTTAGGGTTTCAATAAGTGATTATGGCTTCGCCTTAATTCTCCCAAAAAATAGAAAATTAACAAAAAATAACATGGTTGAACTTTTTAATATAGATTTGGAGGAGACGCTTAAAAAATCCTTAGAAAGAGCGGAGATATTAAAGAGGAGATTTAGGCATGTTGCAACAAGGGGATTTATGATTTTGAGGAAGTATATGGGAAGGAAGATGAGCGTCAATAGGCAACAATTTAATGCTGAAATGTTAATAAAATACTGTAGAGAAACAAATCATCCACTTTATAGGGAAACACTAAGAGAAATATTGGAGGATGTCATGGATATTGAAAATGCAAAGGATTTTATGAAAAAAGTTAAAAATATGAGGATATATTATAGAGAACTTCCTTATCCATCCCCATTTGCATTTAACTTAATCGCTATGGCATCATCTGATGTTATTGTTATGGAGGATAAGAAAAAACTTATCATGGAGATGCATAAGAAGGTTATGGAGTTTTTGAAAAATAAAGCAGGGAAGAATATCTAA
- the mtrH gene encoding tetrahydromethanopterin S-methyltransferase subunit H, which yields MFKFEKEQMVVEIAGRKIGGQPGEYPTALAGTIFYARHKIVEDERKGIFDKQAAEDLINKQAEMEDVTGNPALVQVFGGTPEALVNYIDFVAEVWDGPMLLDSTSGEARMAAARRATEAGYANQCIYNSINVSIEDEEFQNLVESDLEASIVLCFDPMDPSVEGKLNVLLNGGKTKDVGMLELAEKAGIKYPLIDVAVTPLGNGAGNAVRASFAVKAKLGMPVGSGIHNIPSAWDWLREFRKKLREEGLTQLSKDVHHVCDIGANIVQTMASGDFVLYGPIDNAQLTFPAIAMTDAVIAEAAKDLGINPIDTHPFNKLL from the coding sequence ATGTTCAAATTTGAAAAAGAACAAATGGTAGTTGAGATTGCTGGAAGAAAAATTGGAGGACAGCCAGGAGAATATCCAACAGCATTGGCAGGGACAATCTTCTATGCAAGACACAAAATTGTAGAGGATGAAAGAAAAGGTATCTTTGACAAGCAGGCAGCAGAGGATTTAATAAACAAACAGGCAGAAATGGAAGATGTCACAGGAAACCCAGCATTAGTGCAAGTGTTTGGTGGAACACCAGAGGCTCTTGTTAATTATATTGACTTTGTTGCTGAAGTTTGGGACGGTCCAATGTTACTCGACTCAACCTCAGGAGAAGCAAGAATGGCTGCTGCAAGAAGGGCAACAGAAGCAGGATATGCAAACCAGTGTATCTACAACTCCATTAACGTTTCCATTGAAGATGAAGAATTCCAAAACTTGGTTGAAAGTGACCTTGAGGCATCAATTGTCCTCTGTTTCGACCCAATGGACCCATCAGTTGAAGGTAAATTGAATGTTTTATTAAACGGTGGAAAAACAAAAGATGTTGGTATGTTGGAATTAGCTGAAAAAGCAGGAATTAAATACCCATTAATTGACGTTGCAGTTACCCCATTAGGAAACGGTGCAGGTAATGCAGTAAGAGCATCCTTCGCAGTTAAGGCAAAGTTAGGAATGCCTGTTGGAAGTGGTATCCACAACATCCCATCAGCATGGGACTGGTTGAGAGAATTCAGAAAGAAATTGAGAGAAGAGGGATTAACCCAACTGTCAAAAGATGTTCATCATGTTTGTGATATTGGGGCAAACATAGTTCAGACAATGGCTTCAGGGGACTTTGTTTTATATGGCCCTATTGACAACGCACAGTTAACATTCCCTGCAATAGCAATGACAGACGCTGTTATAGCAGAGGCAGCAAAAGACCTGGGTATCAACCCAATTGACACACACCCATTCAACAAATTGCTCTAA
- the mtrG gene encoding tetrahydromethanopterin S-methyltransferase subunit MtrG, whose amino-acid sequence MAEIPTVVTPTKDFKKIQEELDKIEEMVENTNAELYQRTGKKVGRDVGIVYGLVLGMIFLTVFYNIVLPIFLQIK is encoded by the coding sequence ATGGCTGAAATACCTACAGTGGTTACACCAACAAAAGATTTCAAAAAAATACAAGAGGAACTTGATAAAATTGAAGAGATGGTTGAAAATACAAATGCAGAGTTGTATCAAAGAACCGGTAAAAAAGTTGGAAGAGATGTTGGTATTGTTTATGGTTTAGTTTTAGGTATGATATTTTTAACTGTATTCTACAATATAGTATTGCCAATATTCCTTCAAATAAAATAA
- the mtrA gene encoding tetrahydromethanopterin S-methyltransferase subunit A, with product MADKKSPAAGWPIVSGEYVVGNPESCVAVVTLGSHGLEQACIDAGAAIAGPCHTENLGIEKVVANYISNPNIRFMVLCGSEVQGHITGQCFKALWENGIGDDGGIIGAKGAIPFLENVGKDAVERFQRQIVEIVDLIDCEDTGKITSAIKECISKDPGAIDEESMVLELEGGGTAGEEGEGGFEIEGIPTVVEPDLEACRKLLEGLEYKVGLMTRDIGLTSGVNSESIRGFAIGSILAVVLIGIPIVLKFLIG from the coding sequence ATGGCAGATAAAAAATCCCCCGCAGCAGGATGGCCTATCGTATCTGGAGAGTATGTCGTGGGGAACCCTGAAAGTTGTGTTGCAGTTGTAACTTTAGGTTCCCACGGTTTAGAACAAGCATGTATAGATGCTGGTGCTGCAATAGCAGGACCTTGCCACACAGAAAACTTGGGAATTGAGAAAGTCGTAGCAAACTACATATCAAATCCAAACATTAGATTTATGGTATTGTGTGGTTCAGAAGTTCAAGGACACATAACAGGACAATGCTTTAAAGCGTTATGGGAAAACGGTATTGGAGACGATGGGGGAATTATTGGAGCGAAAGGAGCAATTCCATTCTTAGAAAACGTTGGTAAAGACGCTGTTGAGAGATTCCAAAGACAAATCGTTGAAATCGTCGACTTAATCGACTGCGAAGATACTGGTAAGATAACATCTGCTATAAAAGAGTGTATCTCAAAGGATCCTGGTGCAATAGATGAAGAATCTATGGTTTTGGAATTAGAAGGTGGAGGCACTGCAGGAGAAGAAGGAGAAGGAGGATTTGAGATAGAAGGTATTCCGACAGTAGTTGAACCAGACCTTGAAGCATGTAGAAAACTCCTTGAAGGTTTAGAATATAAAGTTGGTTTGATGACAAGGGATATTGGTTTGACATCAGGTGTAAATTCAGAATCTATTAGAGGGTTTGCAATAGGTTCAATACTCGCTGTTGTTTTGATTGGCATCCCAATTGTATTAAAATTCTTGATAGGGTGA
- a CDS encoding tetrahydromethanopterin S-methyltransferase subunit B — translation MEIVRICPEINVVMEVDSGLVAEMRKDILVVDLTHVEEEVKKLERLATALKNSLDPRNPPLRTFDGRDGVYKIAGLFKGMFFGFWITLAILMLVVILVIKMNLSLIGL, via the coding sequence ATGGAAATTGTTAGAATATGTCCAGAGATTAATGTGGTTATGGAAGTTGATAGTGGTCTTGTGGCAGAGATGAGGAAAGATATTCTTGTTGTGGATTTAACTCATGTTGAAGAAGAAGTTAAAAAATTGGAAAGATTGGCAACAGCACTTAAAAACTCATTAGACCCAAGAAACCCACCATTAAGAACATTTGATGGTAGGGATGGGGTATATAAAATTGCAGGGCTTTTTAAAGGCATGTTCTTTGGATTCTGGATAACACTTGCGATTCTTATGTTAGTAGTGATATTGGTAATTAAAATGAACTTGAGTTTAATAGGTTTATAA